The following proteins are encoded in a genomic region of Triticum dicoccoides isolate Atlit2015 ecotype Zavitan chromosome 1B, WEW_v2.0, whole genome shotgun sequence:
- the LOC119299230 gene encoding agamous-like MADS-box protein AGL29 — protein MAMKMKTKKGGTGRKKRDEMKLIEDPAKRQVAFSKRRPTLFGMAGDLSALCGVHVAVVVFSRSARGNAYAFGSPSVDAVLRRCHHHVGGQDEDAALAIVHGDDDDAGALAALRRELDDTKARVEAEKKRMKAVEAKVELAMAARSTALWWQADVEALGAAELPEFETALRRLRDTLLRRVDALQLPLAVFDATAPLACMNI, from the coding sequence ATGGCgatgaagatgaagacgaagaagggagggacggggaggaagaagagggacgAGATGAAGCTCATCGAGGACCCGGCCAAGCGGCAGGTGGCCTTCTCCAAGCGCCGCCCCACCCTCTTCGGCATGGCCGGCGACCTCTCCGCGCTCTGCGGCGTCCacgtcgccgtcgtcgtcttctCCCGCTCCGCGCGCGGCAACGCCTACGCCTTCGGCAGCCCCTCGGTCGACGCCGTCCTCCGACGCTGCCACCACCACGTCGGCGGCCAAGATGAAGATGCCGCTCTTGCCATCGTccatggcgacgatgatgatgctggCGCTCTGGCGGCGTTGCGGCGGGAGCTGGACGACACCAAGGCGCGTGTGGAGGCGGAGAAGAAGCGCATGAAGGCCGTGGAGGCCAAGGTGGAGCTGGCCATGGCGGCAAGGTCCACGGCGCTGTGGTGGCAGGCCGACGTCGAGGCGCTCGGGGCGGCGGAGCTGCCCGAGTTCGAGACGGCGCTCCGGCGGCTCAGGGACACACTCCTCCGCCGGGTCGACGCGCTGCAGCTGCCTCTAGCAGTCTTCGACGCCACTGCACCGCTGGCCTGCATGAACATCTAA
- the LOC119349967 gene encoding pollen-specific leucine-rich repeat extensin-like protein 4: MLPDGRRLAAALLLLLAACLSSARAVTSEEASYIAQRQLLAMSEAGVGEDGDLPADVESRPCLEFDGKAATANMTFPNDRLRRAYIGLQAWRKAFYSDPKNFTSDWVGADVCSYNGVTCAEAPDDAKVTVVAGIDLNGADIAGYLPPELGLLTDLAFFHINTNRFCGIIPKSMSRLTILWEFDVSNNRFVGPFPYVCLEMPTLKYLDIRFNEFEGELPPALFDKPYDAIFVNSNRFVGPIPETIGNSTASVVVFANNKFVGCIPKSIGRMAKTLDEIIFLNNTLEGCMPLEIGMLTNTTVVDVSGNGLVGSLPKEISGCSKLEQLDVSRNVLTGIVHEAICELPMLVNFSYASNFFESESAPCMPSDKSEVNLDDANNCLGALRPAQKTTLQCAPVLARPVDCNKHVCAGPHPTTTPSPDRKQASPPALSPIIGPVMEIPTPAPAPAPGPAPEPAVLGPIVGPLPPKDEYAGAPPPPSSGWLPLTPERKRAPPPEEYAPPEEYTPPVKALPPSGPVKGLPPPAPEKVLTPPTPVKVLPPPAPEKVLPPPAPAKVLPPPAPKKVPPPPTPVKEHPAPAPDKVPPPPAPVKEHPAPAPDKVPPPPAPVKEHPAPAPDKPAPVSSPPPPVKSPPPPAPVSSPPPAPKKSPPTETPVIPPKEKSMPPPTPAKSSPPPTEKYEPPAKPVESSPPPVKSYPPKEPTPEKSSPPPVKSYPPKEPTPEKSSPPPVKSTPPPTPVSSPPPVPVKPPPAQVSSPPPAPVKVLPPPTPEKALPPPVLAKPPPAPVSSPPPAPVKVLPPPAPEKVLPPPVSVKPPPAPVSSPPPAPVKVLPPPAPEKVLPPPVPVKPPPVPVSSPPPPVKSPPPPAPVSLPPPPVKSPPPPAPVSSPPPPVKSPPPPAPVSSPPPPVKSPPPPAPVSSPPPAPVLLPPPAKTTPAPAKEEPQSPPAESLTPPKFDEFIMPPVVSAKYASPPPPQFQGY, from the exons ATGTTGCCCGATGGCCGCCGGCTGGCggccgcgctcctcctcctcctggcggcctGTCtctcgtctgcccgggccgtcaccAGCGAGGAGGCCTCCTACATCGCGCAACGCCAGCTGCTGGCCATGAGCGAGGCCGGGGTGGGCGAGGACGGCGACCTCCCCGCGGACGTGGAGTCGAGGCCTTGCCTGGAGTTCGACGGCAAGGCCGCCACCGCCAACATGACCTTCCCCAACGACCGCCTCCGCCGCGCCTACATCGGCCTCCAGGCCTGGCGCAAGGCCTTCTACTCCGACCCCAAGAACTTCACCAGCGACTGGGTGGGCGCCGACGTGTGCTCCTACAACGGCGTGACCTGCGCGGAGGCGCCGGACGACGCCAAGGTCACCGTGGTCGCCGGGATCGACCTCAACGGCGCCGACATCGCCGGCTACCTCCCGCCGGAGCTCGGCCTGCTCACCGACCTCGCCTTCTTCCACATCAACACCAACCGCTTCTGCGGCATCATCCCCAAGAGCATGTCGCGCCTCACCATCCTCTGGGAGTTCGACGTCAGCAACAACCGCTTCGTCGGGCCCTTCCCCTACGTCTGCCTCGAGATGCCCACGCTCAAGTACCTCGACATCCGCTTCAACGAGTTCGAGGGCGAGCTGCCGCCCGCGCTCTTCGACAAGCCCTACGACGCCATCTTCGTCAACAGCAACCGCTTCGTCGGCCCCATCCCGGAGACCATCGGCAACTCCACCGCCTCCGTCGTCGTCTTCGCAAACAACAAGTTCGTCGGATGCATCCCCAAGAGCATCGGACGCATGGCCAAGACGCTCGACGAGATCATCTTCCTCAACAACACGCTCGAGGGCTGCATGCCGCTCGAGATCGGCATGCTCACCAACACCACCGTCGTCGACGTCAGCGGCAACGGCCTCGTCGGCTCGCTGCCCAAGGAGATCTCCGGCTGCAGCAAGCTGGAGCAGCTCGACGTGTCCAGGAACGTCCTCACCGGCATCGTGCACGAGGCCATCTGCGAGCTCCCCATGCTCGTCAACTTCAGCTACGCATCCAACTTCTTCGAGTCCGAGTCCGCGCCCTGCATGCCCTCCGACAAATCCGAGGTCAACCTCGACGACGCCAACAACTGCCTCGGCGCGCTCCGCCCCGCGCAGAAGACCACGCTCCAGTGCGCGCCCGTCCTCGCGCGCCCCGTCGACTGCAACAAGCACGTCTGTGCCGGGCCGCACCCGACGACGACGCCCTCGCCGGACAGGAAGCAGGCATCACCGCCGGCGCTATCGCCGATAATTGGGCCAGTAATGGAGATCCCGACGCCGGCACCAGCACCAGCACCGGGACCCGCACCCGAGCCGGCTGTTTTGGGCCCCATTGTTGGGCCACTTCCACCCAAGGATGAGTATGCTGGTGCTCCGCCACCTCCCAGTTCTGGCTGGCTCCCGTTGACCCCTGAGCGCAAGAGGGCACCTCCACCGGAAGAATACGCGCCTCCGGAAGAATACACGCCTCCGGTGAAGGCGCTTCCACCATCGGGGCCGGTTAAGGGGCTTCCTCCACCAGCACCTGAGAAAGTTCTTACACCACCAACGCCGGTTAAGGTGCTTCCGCCACCCGCACCAGAGAAGGTGCTTCCACCACCGGCGCCCGCGAAGGTGCTTCCGCCACCCGCACCAAAGAAGGTGCCTCCACCACCGACGCCTGTGAAGGAGCATCCGGCACCCGCCCCAGACAAGGTGCCTCCACCACCGGCGCCTGTGAAGGAGCATCCGGCACCCGCACCAGACAAGGTGCCGCCACCACCGGCGCCTGTGAAGGAGCATCCGGCACCCGCACCTGACAAG CCTGCTCCAGTGAGCTCTccaccacctcctgtgaaatctccTCCACCACCTGCACCAGTGAGCTCTCCACCACCTGCACCGAAGAAGTCTCCGCCAACAGAAACACCGGTGATCCCACCTAAAGAAAAGTCAATGCCACCACCAACTCCGGCGAAGTCGTCTCCCCCTCCGACCGAGAAGTATGAACCACCAGCAAAACCTGTTGAATCATCACCACCACCGGTGAAGTCATATCCGCCAAAAGAACCTACGCCTGAGAAGTCATCACCACCACCGGTGAAGTCATATCCGCCAAAAGAACCTACGCCTGAGAAGTCATCACCACCTCCGGTGAAGTCCACACCACCGCCAACACCAGTCAGCTCACCGCCACCGGTACCAGTGAAGCCCCCACCGGCTCAAGTGAGCTCACCACCACCAGCGCCAGTTAAGGTACTTCCACCACCCACACCTGAGAAGGCGCTTCCACCACCGGTGCTAGCAAAGCCTCCACCGGCTCCAGTGAGCTCACCACCACCAGCACCTGTGAAGGTACTTCCACCACCTGCACCAGAGAAGGTGCTTCCACCACCGGT TTCCGTGAAGCCTCCACCGGCTCCAGTGAGCTCACCACCACCAGCGCCAGTTAAGGTGCTTCCACCACCCGCACCAGAGAAGGTGCTTCCACCACCTGTGCCGGTGAAGCCTCCACCAGTTCCAGTGAGCTCACCACCTCCCCCTGTGAAATCTCCACCACCACCGGCTCCAGTTAGCTTGCCGCCACCTCCAGTCAAGTCTCCTCCTCCACCCGCACCGGTGAGCTCACCACCTCCTCCGGTGAAATCACCACCACCCCCCGCCCCAGTTAGCTCACCGCCGCCTCCAGTCAAGTCTCCTCCGCCACCGGCACCGGTCAGCTCACCGCCACCGGCACCAGTGTTATTGCCTCCTCCAGCAAAAACCACCCCAGCACCAGCGAAAGAAGAGCCACAGTCACCTCCGGCGGAATCACTTACACCCCCGAAGTTCGACGAGTTCATCATGCCGCCGGTCGTGTCGGCAAAATACgcatcaccaccaccaccccagTTCCAAGGATATTAA